One segment of Ipomoea triloba cultivar NCNSP0323 chromosome 12, ASM357664v1 DNA contains the following:
- the LOC115999278 gene encoding probable glutathione S-transferase, which yields MEEVVKLHGISYNLFTYRVIWGLKLKGIPFEYIEEEHSDKSPFILQHNPVFKSFPVLFHRPPPAKPICDSMVILEYIDQTWPHNPLLPTHPYRRAVARFWAKFAHDRGQCIGRMYYSTGEEQEKAIEETLEMLRIVEEGPVGEERFMCGGETVGMVDLAFAVIPQWLEVIEDVVGVKLLDPNSFPRLHKWIQNFKQHPLIKQHLPDRNAMFHFLKAHREMLLASPT from the exons ATGGAAGAAGTGGTGAAGCTCCATGGGATTTCTTATAATCTGTTTACTTACAGAGTAATTTGGGGTCTAAAGCTGAAGGGCATACCATTTGAATACATAGAAGAGGAGCACAGCGACAAAAGCCCTTTCATTTTGCAGCACAATCCAGTTTTCAAGAGTTTTCCGGTGTTGTTTCACCGGCCGCCGCCGGCCAAACCCATCTGTGACTCAATGGTCATCCTGGAGTACATTGACCAGACTTGGCCACACAACCCTTTGCTTCCCACTCATCCCTACCGCAGAGCCGTTGCACGTTTCTGGGCTAAATTTGCCCATGACAGG GGGCAGTGCATTGGAAGGATGTATTACAGCACAGGGGAAGAACAAGAGAAGGCAATAGAAGAGACCTTGGAAATGCTGAGGATTGTAGAAGAGGGGCCGGTGGGAGAGGAGAGATTCATGTGCGGCGGCGAGACGGTTGGGATGGTGGACTTGGCGTTTGCGGTGATTCCTCAGTGGCTGGAAGTGATCGAAGATGTGGTGGGGGTGAAATTGCTGGACCCAAACTCATTCCCCAGGCTTCACAAATGGATCCAAAATTTCAAACAACATCCTCTTATTAAACAACACCTCCCTGATCGTAACGCCATGTTTCACTTCTTGAAAGCTCACAGAGAGATGCTGTTGGCATCACCGACGTAA
- the LOC115998674 gene encoding 2-phytyl-1,4-beta-naphthoquinone methyltransferase, chloroplastic — translation MASLQLILPSRPASTFRPRRRLIQCTADRQALFSRIAPVYDNLNDLLSLGQHRIWKRMAVSWSGAKEGDNVLDVCCGSGDLAFLLSEKVGPYGKVVGLDFSKEQLLIASSRQNLRSKNCYKNIKWIEGNALDLPFADSYFDAVTIGYGLRNVPDVNKTMAEIHRVLKPGSKVSVLDFNKSVKPLATSIQEWMIDNVVVPVASGYGLADEYKYLKTSIKDFLTGRELEKLGLETGFSTAKHYEIGLGLMGCLVATR, via the exons ATGGCTTCACTTCAGCTTATTCTTCCCTCTAGACCCGCGTCAACTTTCCGGCCGAGACGTAGACTCATCCAGTGCACCGCCGATCGTCAGGCACTTTTTAGCCGCATTGCTCCTGTCTATGATAAC TTGAATGACTTGCTAAGCTTGGGCCAACACAGAATTTGGAAGAGGATGGCTGTTTCTTGGAGCGG GGCAAAAGAAGGTGATAATGTACTAGACGTGTGTTGTGGTAGCGGAGACTTAGCCTTTCTCTTATCTGAGAAAGTTGGGCCGTATGGCAAG GTGGTAGGCCTTGATTTCTCAAAAGAGCAATTATTGATTGCTTCATCTAGGCAGAACTTACGGTCAAAAAACTGCTACAAGAATATTAA GTGGATTGAAGGCAATGCACTTGATTTGCCCTTTGCGGACTCTTATTTTGATGCTGTTACAATTGGCTATGGATTGAGAAATGTGCCTGATGTAAATAAAACTATGGCGGAGATCCATCGAGTTCTAAAACCAGGGTCTAAAGTATCTGTCCTGGATTTCAATAAGAGCGTGAAACCATTAGCCACATCAATTCAG GAATGGATGATTGACAATGTAGTTGTCCCCGTGGCAAGTGGTTATGGCCTTGCAGACGAGTATAAATACCTGAAAACCTCAATCAAGGATTTCCTGACTG GAAGGGAGTTGGAGAAGCTTGGCTTGGAAACGGGGTTTTCTACTGCCAAACATTACGAAATTGGCTTAGGGCTGATGGGGTGTTTGGTAGCGACCCGATAA